In the Drosophila takahashii strain IR98-3 E-12201 chromosome 3R, DtakHiC1v2, whole genome shotgun sequence genome, one interval contains:
- the TwdlQ gene encoding uncharacterized protein TwdlQ → MRGFLLLCLVVSVSTAKLGYNYQAAAGDRRFAGLIDAEATGFSSTPIQQQQQQQLVQQQESQQQIPAAADEFSKEFYTYAAPEDEFADREATEHIASMLKRNLRVLFIKSPEHQGLTNAALQLAKQASEQRTAIYVLSKQADVGQLAQRLASENQAQSHKPEVHFVKYRTPEDAVRAQQLIQQQFDSLGGSSRSSDEGVAPVLDFSSAPAAINVQEQNEAQNQVQAVTPLTKYLPSALLRSK, encoded by the exons ATGCGTGGATTCCTG tTACTTTGCCTTGTTGTCTCCGTTTCGACGGCCAAGTTGGGTTACAATTACCAAGCTGCTGCCGGCGACCGTCGTTTTGCGGGACTCATTGATGCAGAGGCCACTGGATTTAGTTCCACGCCCattcagcaacagcaacagcagcagttgGTGCAACAGCAGGAGTCGCAACAACAGATTCCCGCGGCAGCGGATGAGTTCAGCAAGGAGTTCTACACATATGCCGCCCCGGAGGATGAGTTTGCGGACCGCGAGGCCACCGAGCACATTGCCAGCATGCTGAAGCGGAATCTGCGAGTGCTGTTCATCAAGTCGCCTGAACACCAGGGCCTCACCAACGCCGCCCTCCAGTTGGCCAAGCAGGCCAGTGAGCAGCGAACGGCCATCTATGTGCTAAGCAAGCAGGCGGATGTGGGCCAACTGGCCCAGCGTTTGGCCAGCGAGAACCAGGCCCAGAGTCACAAGCCCGAGGTGCACTTCGTCAAGTACCGCACTCCCGAGGATGCTGTGCGCGCCCAGCAGCTCATCCAGCAGCAGTTCGACTCCCTGGGCGGCAGCTCTCGCAGTTCGGATGAGGGCGTAGCCCCTGTCCTCGACTTCAGCTCGGCACCGGCTGCCATCAATGTCCAGGAGCAGAATGAGGCACAAAATCAGGTCCAGGCTGTCACGCCGCTCACCAAGTATTTGCCATCCGCATTGCTGCGCAGCAAATAG